A window of Oncorhynchus masou masou isolate Uvic2021 chromosome 19, UVic_Omas_1.1, whole genome shotgun sequence genomic DNA:
AtttgggagaaaaaaaatcctaTAAAGAGTGAAGTGACATTTTATTAGGGCAGGGTTTTATGGAGTTTCTGTTTATTTGATTGCCTATAAATCTAAGGCTTCTGAGGTTTTATAACCACGGTTCTTTGTTACTTTGGAAATCTGGAGTCTAACTTGCTGCACAGGACTTTCGCAGAACTTTCATTTCAATAGGAATTCTATTAACATTGGACAATATTACATCAAATATTATTATCTTGTCTTTATCTGAATTTTATTAGCAATATACAAGTACAGTCATTTCCCTCCTCTCATCTAAAGCCTGATATGATGGTAGTATGATAACAGTTCTGAATATCAGGACAGATATTTTTCCTAAGAGTAAGAAGAGTCTATTTCTTGTCTGTTTCCTGTCAGATTTTTACCTGAGTTGTCTGACAGGCGGAATCTGCCAAAACACAAGTATCTCCTCCACTGTTTCTGGACATTCTCCTTCAGTGCACAGTGGAATATGAAGATGAATAAACCTGTTGGCCAGAGAAGGACAATAAAGGAAAAAGCTGTTAAATAACAACGAAAATGACAGAGATGACAAACAAAAGAGAGTTTGGGTTGGTTCGGCTTTCAGCTACCAGATGTTGCACTAAGGAGCCCTCTGGTGGAACAAAGAGTACATAACATGACAGTGAAGAAACTACTTATAGTTCTTAACATATAATACAATAAAGACCTGCTTTGTAAAATATTTAttaaaaaaatacacacacaaaaatacaaaCATTCACATATCCTTAATTAGTAACCAACACTACTGTGTATTATCTTTAGGGTGCACAGCGCACCATAGGGAGGCCCTGTACCCTGCAGTGAGTTGAAGATGGAGAAGAGGTACATGAAGGCCAGGTTGACGGGTCCCCAGGCGAAGAAGGCGAAGCCCCAGGTCATGCCcaggaggaaggtgagactgatgACGCTCCTCAGGTTCCTCAGCATCTCCTCACGCAGTGTGTGGTTGCTACGCTTCCCGTTGCGACCGCAGATCTGGTTCATAACCACAATGAACATGGCCACGTtcaggaggaagaggacagagaagtAGCCCACACACGTCACATAGAACACCTCCTGGCTCCGGATCCAACAGctggaaggagggggggggggtgattagtAATATTGGATGCAATAGGTTAACTGAAATGTTTTAGCTGGGAGGCTGGATctatataacatactgtatacatacatTAGTCCTGGTCCTATGACTGCCATATGGGAAACATACACTTGGATTACTCAACTCTAAGACTCCATCTACATACTTTATGTTATGTTTTCTATCCTATCTCTTGAGCTTGATGCAGGACTTACAATTCAGAAGAGCCTTGTCCAGTCTCCCCCATTCCATACTGCATTTTCCCATAGGAGTTTTTGTCAAAAGCTACCACTAAGGCCACTATCGCAGCAGGCAGACCTGGAAGTGAGACATGGTAATAACAATTCAGGTACACCACGATCCAAACAAATGTGAAAATGCCGCGTGGAGCGTAGATAATTCATGCTACCATGCATTTCAATAGGAAGCAAGAATATGACACATACAGCATACTGTATAACAATTAGTTCATACATCTTTAGTGACACTTACCCCAGCCGACGATGCAGAACTTGAGGATGTACCTCCGGATGTAGGTGTTGAAGACTTTGACCAGGGCGATGTACATGTGGATGGACTCGAGGCCCATCCAGGTGAAGGATGTGAGCAGGAAGAAGTGGAGGAAGACGGCCACGGCTACACAAAGGCCCTCCACATCGAAggaagccagccagccatccaacAGGAACACCATGTTGAGGAACAGCAGCGATGTGCTCAGGTTCATCAGGATCTTAGAGGGGTAGTCACGACGTAACTTCCTGTACAAGACATACACTGAATAACACTGTGACGACTACAGCTCTGGTTGTCTTTCTTATAATATCATGGCCAATGACTAGGACCAAGAGTCCAGGTGACGTAGATTCAGAAGACTAGTTATAGGAGTATTTCCTAGTCACATGTAATATGGATGGAAACACACTCACTCAAAGGCAATATAAGTCAGAAGTGTTGCAGCAGAGAAGATGGCTGATATGCCACATCCGATGTAGGTGATGAAAGTGAGAATCTTGgtgtttttctcatcaatctgtGCAGCGGATCCAGAGATATCCTTCACAGAGAATACAACAAATCAACACACTAGCCCATTTTATACAAGGAAACACTACTGTTTTAAATTATTCAgagttacatttacatgattttaTTAGGCTTACCATTAGGATGCCAAAGTGTGTGAGGTGATCACAGAGGCAGATAGTCTTGTTTCTATTGGACATGGGACTAACCCTGCAGCCTTTACTGTTCCAGCCACCTGTACCATCTTGTGGAAAcaaagatacagtacattctacaATTGTATTTGGAGACATATCTTCTCTTTAAAATAAAATCCAAATATTTTGTTCAGACTTActcttcatggtgaaatcccagaACATGCAGGTTGGCTTTGGTTTTGTCTGAAAGACACCAACACACTTAATCACCATCTGACAACAGGCAGACGTTCCAGGTGGCAATTTGTATTGTACTACTACTTTAACTGAGGAAGTACCATCAGGAATCAAATATCATCAACTGGGTGGTAACAGAAATTATATTTTTGAGGAATGAGTTTATTATCAAAATAAGAGGAGGACAAAAATAAGCGAGGGAGAAAACAAAGAagaaacagaggaggaacagagcatatagagaggagaggagaggagaggagaggagaggagaggagaggagaggagagctgaggagagctgaggagagctgaggagaggagaggagagctgaggagagctgaggagagctgaggagagctgaggagaggagagctgaggagagctgaggagaggagaggagagctgaggagaggagagctgaggagaggagagctgaggagagctgaggagagctgaggagagctgaggagagctgaggagagctgaggagaggagaggagagctgaggagagctgaggagagctgaggagagctgaggagagctgaggagagctgaggagagctgaggagagctgaggagaggagagctgaggagagctgaggagagctgaggagaggacaggacaggagaggagagaagaggtgaggtgaggagaacaaaggtgaggagaggagagcagaggtgaggtgaacagaggagaggcgaggtgaggagaggtgaggtgaggagaacCGATTAGAGGCGAGGAGAGCAGAGGTGAGGAgagcagaggtgaggagaggagaggtgaggtgaggtgaggtgaggtgaggagaggagaggagagcagaggtgaGGAGAACCGAGTAGAGGCGAGGAGAGCAGAGGTGAGGAgagcagaggtgaggagaggagagcagaggtgaggagaggagagcagaggtgaggtgaggtgaggtgaggagaggagaggtgaggtgaggagaggagagtagaggtgaggtgaggagaggagagtagaggtgaggtgaggagagtagaggtgaggtgaggagagtagaggtgaggagaggagaggagagcagaggtgaggtgaggagagcagtggtgaggtaaggagaggtgaggagagtagaggtgaggagagcagagcagatagACTACCTGGTAGTTCAGGTGTGCTATCTCAATCTCCACGGGATCCTGCAGGTTACTGATGGAGTAATTGCCCACACTGCTGGCCACAACATAGCTGTTAAGAGATAGCTCGTCCTGTTTATCCTGAGAATGATCAAAGAAAAGTTCCATTTTGAAATATAAAAACATGCCACTGAAAACTGTAAATTCACAAACCAGGCATACGGATCACCATGCATTAGTAGGAAGCAATCAAATAAAGTACaacacactgtacagacacacCAAATTTGTTGAGTTGCATGAAAAAGAGCTATAAACCTGGACATGTCACTCATAACTATAGATTTACATACCAGACACATGAGTCACCATCCATGAAAAGGATGTGTGCAAAATGAAAACATACTGTTATATGCTGAAAGGAAATACTAAATCACATTCCATCTAAAAGACGTATAAACCTGGAATAGTCCTGTTTTGCGGAAGAACATGAAGTTGATCCTGGAGACAGCAGCAATCTCTGCATTGGTCAGGGTCAGGTTGTTGAGCAGTGTAGCTGGCAGTGTGACCTGAGCCAGGGGGTTCAGCTGATCTGACTTAAAGGCAATCTGGTGGCAGAGAAGCTAGTTAGACCATTGGCTTTACAATAGACAATCCTATGTGACAGTATTTGACTTGTAAATGTAGACAGGTGCCTGCTGACTAATATGCTGATTATATAACGAGTCCCCTGCTGTACCATCTGGAGGTCCTTCCCAAACCTCTAGCGTCCCCGTGCCCTGACATGCCACCACACGTGTCTTGTCACATCATTTACATGATCCACAACATGTGGTGGCGTAAGATTAAAGTGTGCCCTTTCTGCTGGCACAGCACAACACCAGCACAGCATTAGCACAGCATTGACACGTAAGGCAAAGGCATAGGGTAAAACACGTGAACCAAAGTGACAACACAGGAAATCAAGAGAGAGGGAAGGCTGTGGTGGACTCGGCTTGCTAGTTAGTCAGCTGAATCATATTTGCTTAACTCTATGATCCTTGCATAATTCTGAATAACAGGACTCCATGTGCAGCACAAGGTTATGAATGTACAGAAAATACTGTTAATGACTTAAACAAATATACATCCTCCCATTTATGTTACATGTACTCAACAGGTCTGATGGGTTGTGAGTCACTTTTAACACTGAACGAGAGTTTCCACAGGAAGGCTTTCCTAGAAGCCccggctgactggttgactggctgactggtgaactggctaactggctgactggctgactggctgactggcggactggctgactggcggactggcggactggctgactggcggactggctgactggctgactggcggactggctgactggctgactggtggactggctgactggtggactggctgactggcggactggctgactggcggactggctgactggcggactggtggactggctgactggctgactggtggactggctgactggtggactggtggactggctgactggcggactgGCGGACTGgcggactggctgactggctgactggctgactggctgactggctgactggctgactggcagactggctgactggcagactggctgactggcgactgGCGGACTGGCGGACTGgcggactggctgactggctgactggctgactggcggactgGCGGACTGGCGGACTGgcggactggctgactggctgactggctgactggctgactggcggactgGCGGACTGGCGGACTGGCGGACTGGCGGACTGGCGGACTGgcggactggctgactggtggactggctgactggcggactggttgactggcggacTGGCGGACTGGCGGACTGCCTGACTGGTGGACTGCCTGActggctcacacacacagtaggagTAGTGTTGGGGCATAACAACCCCTATTGACTCTCAGGGCACATTGACTGTGAATGAAACAACAACTGCTAGGTATGGATGTTATGAGCTTTGTGCACAGCAGAgatgtatatatatagtaggAATCAAATATCATCAACTGGGTGGtaacagaaaaaaaaacatgttttacctATGTGGAATGAGTTCATTATCataatacagtacagtgcagcaGATAATACTAATCTCTATAACTCTTGTGTATAACACTGACCCTAACTGTTTAGTGAGTACCTGGAGGTCTGTGGAGTTGGGGTCTATGAAGGCACTGAAGGAGGTCCCATTGAACTTGCTGTAGTTGAGGGCTGAAATTCCCAGAGCCAGATTTTTAGAGGTTATGTTTTCTGTAGGCCCATCAAACTCTATCTTCTGAACCAGCTCATCCACCGTCTTCAATGTGCTACAGAAGAGAGACATTTAGGGGTTATCACAAAAATGGACTTTCACTAGTGCATCACAGTACTTTGGTACTTTGGTACAAAGAGACCACACAGACCCCATACAGTAGATCTACCTGCGAGATATAGTCATCACTCATGTATGTATCCCTCCCAGCATGCTGGACACTCAGTAAGAGGTGGGTTctgaggagaggaaagacaatcgcaatgggagcagagaggagtaTCTTACCACGCTGAGGATGGAACCAGGGCTGACACGGAGCTGACCATCACGTTAGAGAGGATGCTAACTACGGTTTTGGCCAGATGGGTGTTGATCTTGGCCACTTTGACCAGCTCCTTAACCTTTCCCACCACCTTGAACACCTCGTCTGCGGAGAGCTCGTTGTTGGTGATTTTATCAAGTTGGACGGCGACTTCGGCAGCATTCTCTGTTCGGAGACAGTTAGAAGGGAGACGGATAAACAACTAGAGAGCTCTCCTTGGGCTGTCAATAGACACGTATAATCAGCTGTCTGATGACTGCACACTGTCTGCCACGGTGAGGGCGTTTACACACGTTTTATCAGCTGTCTGATGACTGCCCACTGTCTGCCACGGTGAGGGCGTTTACACACGTTTTATCAGCTGTCTGATGACTGCCCACTGTCTGCCACGGTGAGGGTGTTTACACACGTTTTATCAGCTGTCTGATGACTGCCCACTGTCTGCCACGGTGAGGGCGTTTACACACGTTTTATCAGCTGTCTGATGACTGCCCACTGTCTGCCACGGTGAGGGCGTTTACACACGTTTTATCAGCTGTCTGATGACTGCCCACTGTCTGCCACGGTGAGGGCGTTTACACACGTTTTATCAGCTGTCTGATGACTGCCCACTGTCTGCCACGGTGAGGGCGTTTACACACGTTTTATCTCTAAAAATTGCATCTCAGTGGGCATCTCTGTCCCTCTATGTCTCTAAGAGCAGTGTGTTGAGATCAAATACATCTCAAGTATTCATTCGGGCAGCCGTTTTGATTTCATCTGCTGTGGAGTCATTAAAGTGATTTGAGAGAGCGTGAAGATGTCTGTGGCCTACCTGCTGACACTTTGATGTTATCGATAGCAATGCAATTCCTGAGGTCTGGGGCGCACCAAAACGCTGTGTAATTCAGGGGGCTGATCACACTGGGGATAAACAAACACAGAATGCAATCTGGTATTTTGAGGAAAGATAAATTACCTCAACAAATGAATGCGTTCATTGTCAGAATATCAGCAATGTCAAGTTCTTAGATCTTTTAAAAGCAGACTGATATCCCATTGATATCCCATTGACATCCCATTGATATCCCACTGATATCCCTGGAAATGGGCGATGTAATATTCCTGGAAATGAAAATGAACTTGCTAATTGTTTGTATAAAGATAGAACATCATTTGATACAGTGAATGTGTCAGTCTCACCATGTTCTGGATGCAGTCTGGTCTTTGTTGGGGAAACAGGGGATGTACTGAGTGACTGTTGGTCTGCTCTCTGGCCAGATGTAATGGAGGGGAGTTTCCCCCATGCAGTTCTCTGAATGACAGAGAAAAGCATGCAGCAGAACATTTTTAACACTGCACACCAGCAATATATTAAGATCCAATGACTACAATAAGATGTTCAGAAACCTTCGAGTCATTCACATTTCAAACCTAATATAATTAGGAGGTGCTTTAGAGTCGATGTGTAACCGTGCGCTGTGAAATTGGGTTCTTTCTCTGGGCTATGTGAGGGTCATGT
This region includes:
- the adgrg6 gene encoding adhesion G-protein coupled receptor G6 isoform X8, with amino-acid sequence MESYVCGGWWRWKFRNVLPVALLWMSLQRQVAVALRNQKVMLPNGNGKVVKVSNSVTIPTLQQFTVCFEVARSNQKNKESIFSYTRQEDSSGDEALSFGMNQDGMALVMSNETCLVDSILNPSDFTSTMKPFCLTWASTTGKVTLYYNSNYRTKTCPNTSGRLVGAGGRFRLGGKNSFDGTIYNFRLWDNAMSMTQLAALTCDAVGNVIDWDNSFWDIPSSLAQTDRTLSCICFPHCIHLTTAVPSSGTSVPIYTSHTTSCSSPGLNCPATLTSTSSSIITTNMISTNSTTHEGLFYRISFLVRDKEADVRESDVEKSVAQWLNQTFQNWTHMVYVANVSVQPCSDLQLESKRYTCRALLVYKTTTNVTLGEAAISTRMGRSGTSISNRLELDTVAVQSVENCMGETPLHYIWPESRPTVTQYIPCFPNKDQTASRTCVISPLNYTAFWCAPDLRNCIAIDNIKVSAENAAEVAVQLDKITNNELSADEVFKVVGKVKELVKVAKINTHLAKTVVSILSNVMVSSVSALVPSSACTLKTVDELVQKIEFDGPTENITSKNLALGISALNYSKFNGTSFSAFIDPNSTDLQIAFKSDQLNPLAQVTLPATLLNNLTLTNAEIAAVSRINFMFFRKTGLFQDKQDELSLNSYVVASSVGNYSISNLQDPVEIEIAHLNYQTKPKPTCMFWDFTMKNGTGGWNSKGCRVSPMSNRNKTICLCDHLTHFGILMDISGSAAQIDEKNTKILTFITYIGCGISAIFSAATLLTYIAFEKLRRDYPSKILMNLSTSLLFLNMVFLLDGWLASFDVEGLCVAVAVFLHFFLLTSFTWMGLESIHMYIALVKVFNTYIRRYILKFCIVGWGLPAAIVALVVAFDKNSYGKMQYGMGETGQGSSEFCWIRSQEVFYVTCVGYFSVLFLLNVAMFIVVMNQICGRNGKRSNHTLREEMLRNLRSVISLTFLLGMTWGFAFFAWGPVNLAFMYLFSIFNSLQGTGPPYGLFIFIFHCALKENVQKQWRRYLCFGRFRLSDNSDWSKTATNNTKKASSDTVRKSLSSSSFVSSTANWTSKAKATLNPFAKRSRNAGKGYANQTNAKTVSSEGEASSSIIPVHQVIDKVKGYCSVRSDNFYKNIIMSDSFSHSTKF
- the adgrg6 gene encoding adhesion G-protein coupled receptor G6 isoform X4; this encodes MESYVCGGWWRWKFRNVLPVALLWMSLQRQAVLSCSNSNCVVVLTDSQGTFTSPCYPQVYPKSQACKWTLQAPAGFIVQITFFDFDLEEALGCIYDRVIVNTGNQDVKFCGLTANGLTLNSTSNVMEMSFNSDFSVQKKGFNVSYRQVAVALRNQKVMLPNGNGKVVKVSNSVTIPTLQQFTVCFEVARSNQKNKESIFSYTRQEDSSGDEALSFGMNQDGMALVMSNETCLVDSILNPSDFTSTMKPFCLTWASTTGKVTLYYNSNYRTKTCPNTSGRLVGAGGRFRLGGKNSFDGTIYNFRLWDNAMSMTQLAALTCDAVGNVIDWDNSFWDIPSSLAQTDRTLSCSTSVPIYTSHTTSCSSPGLNCPATLTSTSSSIITTNMISTNSTTHEGLFYRISFLVRDKEADVRESDVEKSVAQWLNQTFQNWTHMVYVANVSVQPCSDLQLESKRYTCRALLVYKTTTNVTLGEAAISTRMGRSGTSISNRLELDTVAVQSVENCMGETPLHYIWPESRPTVTQYIPCFPNKDQTASRTCVISPLNYTAFWCAPDLRNCIAIDNIKVSAENAAEVAVQLDKITNNELSADEVFKVVGKVKELVKVAKINTHLAKTVVSILSNVMVSSVSALVPSSACTLKTVDELVQKIEFDGPTENITSKNLALGISALNYSKFNGTSFSAFIDPNSTDLQIAFKSDQLNPLAQVTLPATLLNNLTLTNAEIAAVSRINFMFFRKTGLFQDKQDELSLNSYVVASSVGNYSISNLQDPVEIEIAHLNYQTKPKPTCMFWDFTMKNGTGGWNSKGCRVSPMSNRNKTICLCDHLTHFGILMDISGSAAQIDEKNTKILTFITYIGCGISAIFSAATLLTYIAFEKLRRDYPSKILMNLSTSLLFLNMVFLLDGWLASFDVEGLCVAVAVFLHFFLLTSFTWMGLESIHMYIALVKVFNTYIRRYILKFCIVGWGLPAAIVALVVAFDKNSYGKMQYGMGETGQGSSEFCWIRSQEVFYVTCVGYFSVLFLLNVAMFIVVMNQICGRNGKRSNHTLREEMLRNLRSVISLTFLLGMTWGFAFFAWGPVNLAFMYLFSIFNSLQGTGPPYGLFIFIFHCALKENVQKQWRRYLCFGRFRLSDNSDWSKTATNNTKKASSDTVRKSLSSSSFVSSTANWTSKAKATLNPFAKRSRNAGKGYANQTNAKTVSSEGEASSSIIPVHQVIDKVKGYCSVRSDNFYKNIIMSDSFSHSTKF
- the adgrg6 gene encoding adhesion G-protein coupled receptor G6 isoform X5; amino-acid sequence: MESYVCGGWWRWKFRNVLPVALLWMSLQRQAVLSCSNSNCVVVLTDSQGTFTSPCYPQVYPKSQACKWTLQAPAGFIVQITFFDFDLEEALGCIYDRVIVNTGNQDVKFCGLTANGLTLNSTSNVMEMSFNSDFSVQKKGFNVSYRQVAVALRNQKVMLPNGNGKVVKVSNSVTIPTLQQFTVCFEVARSNQKNKESIFSYTRQEDSSGDEALSFGMNQDGMALVMSNETCLVDSILNPSDFTSTMKPFCLTWASTTGKVTLYYNSNYRTKTCPNTSGRLVGAGGRFRLGGKNSFDGTIYNFRLWDNAMSMTQLAALTCDAVGNVIDWDNSFWDIPSSLAQTDRTLSCICFPHCIHLTTAVPSSGTSVPIYTSHTTSCSSPGLNCPEGLFYRISFLVRDKEADVRESDVEKSVAQWLNQTFQNWTHMVYVANVSVQPCSDLQLESKRYTCRALLVYKTTTNVTLGEAAISTRMGRSGTSISNRLELDTVAVQSVENCMGETPLHYIWPESRPTVTQYIPCFPNKDQTASRTCVISPLNYTAFWCAPDLRNCIAIDNIKVSAENAAEVAVQLDKITNNELSADEVFKVVGKVKELVKVAKINTHLAKTVVSILSNVMVSSVSALVPSSACTLKTVDELVQKIEFDGPTENITSKNLALGISALNYSKFNGTSFSAFIDPNSTDLQIAFKSDQLNPLAQVTLPATLLNNLTLTNAEIAAVSRINFMFFRKTGLFQDKQDELSLNSYVVASSVGNYSISNLQDPVEIEIAHLNYQTKPKPTCMFWDFTMKNGTGGWNSKGCRVSPMSNRNKTICLCDHLTHFGILMDISGSAAQIDEKNTKILTFITYIGCGISAIFSAATLLTYIAFEKLRRDYPSKILMNLSTSLLFLNMVFLLDGWLASFDVEGLCVAVAVFLHFFLLTSFTWMGLESIHMYIALVKVFNTYIRRYILKFCIVGWGLPAAIVALVVAFDKNSYGKMQYGMGETGQGSSEFCWIRSQEVFYVTCVGYFSVLFLLNVAMFIVVMNQICGRNGKRSNHTLREEMLRNLRSVISLTFLLGMTWGFAFFAWGPVNLAFMYLFSIFNSLQGTGPPYGLFIFIFHCALKENVQKQWRRYLCFGRFRLSDNSDWSKTATNNTKKASSDTVRKSLSSSSFVSSTANWTSKAKATLNPFAKRSRNAGKGYANQTNAKTVSSEGEASSSIIPVHQVIDKVKGYCSVRSDNFYKNIIMSDSFSHSTKF
- the adgrg6 gene encoding adhesion G-protein coupled receptor G6 isoform X1, translating into MESYVCGGWWRWKFRNVLPVALLWMSLQRQAVLSCSNSNCVVVLTDSQGTFTSPCYPQVYPKSQACKWTLQAPAGFIVQITFFDFDLEEALGCIYDRVIVNTGNQDVKFCGLTANGLTLNSTSNVMEMSFNSDFSVQKKGFNVSYRQVAVALRNQKVMLPNGNGKVVKVSNSVTIPTLQQFTVCFEVARSNQKNKESIFSYTRQEDSSGDEALSFGMNQDGMALVMSNETCLVDSILNPSDFTSTMKPFCLTWASTTGKVTLYYNSNYRTKTCPNTSGRLVGAGGRFRLGGKNSFDGTIYNFRLWDNAMSMTQLAALTCDAVGNVIDWDNSFWDIPSSLAQTDRTLSCICFPHCIHLTTAVPSSGTSVPIYTSHTTSCSSPGLNCPATLTSTSSSIITTNMISTNSTTHEGLFYRISFLVRDKEADVRESDVEKSVAQWLNQTFQNWTHMVYVANVSVQPCSDLQLESKRYTCRALLVYKTTTNVTLGEAAISTRMGRSGTSISNRLELDTVAVQSVENCMGETPLHYIWPESRPTVTQYIPCFPNKDQTASRTCVISPLNYTAFWCAPDLRNCIAIDNIKVSAENAAEVAVQLDKITNNELSADEVFKVVGKVKELVKVAKINTHLAKTVVSILSNVMVSSVSALVPSSACTLKTVDELVQKIEFDGPTENITSKNLALGISALNYSKFNGTSFSAFIDPNSTDLQIAFKSDQLNPLAQVTLPATLLNNLTLTNAEIAAVSRINFMFFRKTGLFQDKQDELSLNSYVVASSVGNYSISNLQDPVEIEIAHLNYQTKPKPTCMFWDFTMKNGTGGWNSKGCRVSPMSNRNKTICLCDHLTHFGILMDISGSAAQIDEKNTKILTFITYIGCGISAIFSAATLLTYIAFEKLRRDYPSKILMNLSTSLLFLNMVFLLDGWLASFDVEGLCVAVAVFLHFFLLTSFTWMGLESIHMYIALVKVFNTYIRRYILKFCIVGWGLPAAIVALVVAFDKNSYGKMQYGMGETGQGSSEFCWIRSQEVFYVTCVGYFSVLFLLNVAMFIVVMNQICGRNGKRSNHTLREEMLRNLRSVISLTFLLGMTWGFAFFAWGPVNLAFMYLFSIFNSLQGTGPPYGLFIFIFHCALKENVQKQWRRYLCFGRFRLSDNSDWSKTATNNTKKASSDTVRKSLSSSSFVSSTANWTSKAKATLNPFAKRSRNAGKGYANQTNAKTVSSEGEASSSIIPVHQVIDKVKGYCSVRSDNFYKNIIMSDSFSHSTKF
- the adgrg6 gene encoding adhesion G-protein coupled receptor G6 isoform X7, encoding MESYVCGGWWRWKFRNVLPVALLWMSLQRQAVLSCSNSNCVVVLTDSQGTFTSPCYPQVYPKSQACKWTLQAPAGFIVQITFFDFDLEEALGCIYDRVIVNTGNQDVKFCGLTANGLTLNSTSNVMEMSFNSDFSVQKKGFNVSYRQVAVALRNQKVMLPNGNGKVVKVSNSVTIPTLQQFTVCFEVARSNQKNKESIFSYTRQEDSSGDEALSFGMNQDGMALVMSNETCLVDSILNPSDFTSTMKPFCLTWASTTGKVTLYYNSNYRTKTCPNTSGRLVGAGGRFRLGGKNSFDGTIYNFRLWDNAMSMTQLAALTCDAVGNVIDWDNSFWDIPSSLAQTDRTLSCICFPHCIHLTTAVPSSGTSVPIYTSHTTSCSSPGLNCPATLTSTSSSIITTNMISTNSTTHEGLFYRISFLVRDKEADVRESDVEKSVAQWLNQTFQNWTHMVYVANVSVQPCSDLQLESKRYTCRALLVYKTTTNVTLGEAAISTRMGRSGTSISNRLELDTVAVQSVENCMGETPLHYIWPESRPTVTQYIPCFPNKDQTASRTCVISPLNYTAFWCAPDLRNCIAIDNIKVSAENAAEVAVQLDKITNNELSADEVFKVVGKVKELVKVAKINTHLAKTVVSILSNVMVSSVSALVPSSACTLKTVDELVQKIEFDGPTENITSKNLALGISALNYSKFNGTSFSAFIDPNSTDLQIAFKSDQLNPLAQVTLPATLLNNLTLTNAEIAAVSRINFMFFRKTGLFQDKQDELSLNSYVVASSVGNYSISNLQDPVEIEIAHLNYQTKPKPTCMFWDFTMKNGTGGWNSKGCRVSPMSNRNKTICLCDHLTHFGILMDISGSAAQIDEKNTKILTFITYIGCGISAIFSAATLLTYIAFEKLRRDYPSKILMNLSTSLLFLNMVFLLDGWLASFDVEGLCVAVAVFLHFFLLTSFTWMGLESIHMYIALVKVFNTYIRRYILKFCIVGWGLPAAIVALVVAFDKNSYGKMQYGMGETGQGSSEFCWIRSQEVFYVTCVGYFSVLFLLNVAMFIVVMNQICGRNGKRSNHTLREEMLRNLRSVISLTFLLGMTWGFAFFAWGPVNLAFMYLFSIFNSLQGTGPPYGLFIFIFHCALKENVQKQWRRYLCFGRFRLSDNSDWSKTATNNTKKASSDTVRKSLSSSSFVSSTANWTSKAKATLNPFAKRSRNADVAHQ
- the adgrg6 gene encoding adhesion G-protein coupled receptor G6 isoform X9; amino-acid sequence: MESYVCGGWWRWKFRNVLPVALLWMSLQRQAVLSCSNSNCVVVLTDSQGTFTSPCYPQVYPKSQACKWTLQAPAGFIVQITFFDFDLEEALGCIYDRVIVNTGNQDVKFCGLTANGLTLNSTSNVMEMSFNSDFSVQKKGFNVSYRQVAVALRNQKVMLPNGNGKVVKVSNSVTIPTLQQFTVCFEVARSNQKNKESIFSYTRQEDSSGDEALSFGMNQDGMALVMSNETCLVDSILNPSDFTSTMKPFCLTWASTTGKVTLYYNSNYRTKTCPNTSGRLVGAGGRFRLGGKNSFDGTIYNFRLWDNAMSMTQLAALTCDAVGNVIDWDNSFWDIPSSLAQTDRTLSCICFPHCIHLTTAVPSSGTSVPIYTSHTTSCSSPGLNCPEGLFYRISFLVRDKEADVRESDVEKSVAQWLNQTFQNWTHMVYVANVSVQPCSDLQLESKRYTCRALLVYKTTTNVTLGEAAISTRMGRSGTSISNRLELDTVAVQSVENCMGETPLHYIWPESRPTVTQYIPCFPNKDQTASRTCVISPLNYTAFWCAPDLRNCIAIDNIKVSAENAAEVAVQLDKITNNELSADEVFKVVGKVKELVKVAKINTHLAKTVVSILSNVMVSSVSALVPSSACTLKTVDELVQKIEFDGPTENITSKNLALGISALNYSKFNGTSFSAFIDPNSTDLQIAFKSDQLNPLAQVTLPATLLNNLTLTNAEIAAVSRINFMFFRKTGLFQDKQDELSLNSYVVASSVGNYSISNLQDPVEIEIAHLNYQTKPKPTCMFWDFTMKNGTGGWNSKGCRVSPMSNRNKTICLCDHLTHFGILMDISGSAAQIDEKNTKILTFITYIGCGISAIFSAATLLTYIAFEKLRRDYPSKILMNLSTSLLFLNMVFLLDGWLASFDVEGLCVAVAVFLHFFLLTSFTWMGLESIHMYIALVKVFNTYIRRYILKFCIVGWGLPAAIVALVVAFDKNSYGKMQYGMGETGQGSSEFCWIRSQEVFYVTCVGYFSVLFLLNVAMFIVVMNQICGRNGKRSNHTLREEMLRNLRSVISLTFLLGMTWGFAFFAWGPVNLAFMYLFSIFNSLQGLFIFIFHCALKENVQKQWRRYLCFGRFRLSDNSDWSKTATNNTKKASSDTVRKSLSSSSFVSSTANWTSKAKATLNPFAKRSRNAGKGYANQTNAKTVSSEGEASSSIIPVHQVIDKVKGYCSVRSDNFYKNIIMSDSFSHSTKF